The following is a genomic window from Neodiprion virginianus isolate iyNeoVirg1 chromosome 1, iyNeoVirg1.1, whole genome shotgun sequence.
GAAGGTGCTGCCGGCCGCCCTATTAACGACCTCCGAGTTGCGGATTTATGCAGACGAGTGCCACGGTCATGAGCAGTACGTTCACCCTCGCCCAAAATTTGACATCGCACTGATCAAAGTCAAGGAAGACCTCTTGCGAGATGCGCACACCAAAACAATCCCTCTGCCTGTGCCAGGTAACGCGTTCTATCCTCCAGGAACCAGAGCTCTTCTTGTCGGTTGGGGAGTGAATGAGCATAACCAACCACCTGGTCACCTTGTGAGCGCATACGCACCTGTCGTGGACTGGCAAACATGCAACCATAATTTCAAATCCTATCAGGCCTCGTGCCGATCCAGAGCAATGTGCACGGCTTCTGACATACCGGCAAGATCTCTGTGCACCCAAGGCGTTGGAGATTCTCCAGCTGGGACTTGTCTCGGTGATTCGGGAGGTCCCATCGTCATAGATGGTGTTTTAGTTGGGATCAGTACTTTGGTTCTTAT
Proteins encoded in this region:
- the LOC124304909 gene encoding chymotrypsin-2-like, which codes for MKVNIILTVATCICLSFSQGLESKESSQIDTNVDSSRRILFGEKVNPMDFPYLVQLREDTDSWFCGGSIITNRWILTAAHCLNGATCNMVKVLPAALLTTSELRIYADECHGHEQYVHPRPKFDIALIKVKEDLLRDAHTKTIPLPVPGNAFYPPGTRALLVGWGVNEHNQPPGHLVSAYAPVVDWQTCNHNFKSYQASCRSRAMCTASDIPARSLCTQGVGDSPAGTCLGDSGGPIVIDGVLVGISTLVLILEDGRCTIGAPSVYTTVADYLPWIYSFIDPAKDTSEFIIRVESPE